From the Endomicrobiales bacterium genome, one window contains:
- a CDS encoding Spy/CpxP family protein refolding chaperone, which produces MFNKDLVKLVLAVFVISVVAIGSGICADVVNQDAKKTDVMSKMSTRNAIRFSKEIGLSDKQQEKIKAIQKQSRESMQAFMTDSKSKREELNLVTKSTDIAVKIKAQSEFADVSKQLIDMRMTEANKIVAVLSAEQKAKLVELSDADMRNAVEKMKVKTQEKPVVEQKK; this is translated from the coding sequence ATGTTTAATAAAGATTTGGTTAAATTGGTCTTGGCAGTTTTTGTTATAAGTGTTGTTGCTATTGGTAGCGGTATTTGCGCGGATGTTGTAAATCAGGATGCGAAAAAAACAGATGTTATGTCAAAGATGTCCACAAGGAATGCTATTCGTTTTTCAAAAGAAATTGGATTGAGTGATAAACAACAAGAAAAGATAAAAGCAATTCAAAAGCAGTCAAGAGAATCTATGCAAGCTTTTATGACTGATTCTAAGTCAAAAAGAGAAGAGCTTAATTTAGTAACCAAAAGCACCGATATCGCTGTAAAGATAAAAGCACAATCTGAATTTGCAGATGTTTCAAAACAGTTAATAGATATGCGTATGACTGAAGCAAATAAGATAGTGGCAGTTTTAAGCGCAGAACAGAAAGCTAAACTTGTTGAGCTTTCAGATGCTGATATGCGCAATGCAGTTGAAAAAATGAAAGTCAAAACCCAGGAAAAACCAGTGGTTGAACAGAAAAAATAA